The segment ACGCGGTGAAAGGCGCATTAGTCCAGTCGGTCTTCACACGCCCACCTTGGGTTGCCCAGTCATCCGCGTTCCACAGGCTGGCATAAACCCTCATGGGTTGGCTCTTGGGAAATGGGACTCCAGCAGCATCATTGTTATTGAACACCCTTACTGGTATGTTATCTATTAAGAAACTGCAGAGACAAAGAGCTTTATATAGGAACAGCAGAAAAACATGAGAAAGGAAGAGAACCAATTAATGTTTATGTTGGATGCGTGACTTACATAATTCTTAGACTGTTCCATACGATGGTATAGGTGTGGAAGGCTGCGGTAGGGTCAAACCAAAGGTGGAACTGCTGTTCTTTGTTTCCTTTCCCTTGTGAATACACATTGGTGTGAATTGTGTAAGGGTTTCCCGTGGAGTTGCCCAAGAACTCGAAGTCGATCTCATCGTGACCCGCACCTTGTGATGACAACTAATGTGATTTAATACAAAGACATGGTTATTATCAGCCTTTAAAAGATTAATACAAATGAGtgatcacaatatatatataattcagatATGAAATTCAAGATTGGAACCGATCGATGGTACTCACGTAGAATGTGGTGACGGTGCCAGCAGAATTGCCTGGTACTAGTTTGAGTTGCATGTCGAACCTTCCAAACAGGTACTCGTGCTTCGACTGGAAACCCGATCCAGAGTATTGGTCGAGTGAAAGTGAAAGATCCTGACCTCCATTCAGAATTTTAGCACGTTCACCCCCAAAACTGATGTCCATGTCATCGTAAAAACTCCCTGCTGATGCTGCTACTATTAGAATTGATATTAAAAGAACAACTGCACAAAGATTAGAGTTCGACTTTGCCATTATTGTttgtatggagagagagagagagagagagagagagagagatgttatgTTTGTGAGAAGTAGTACTGATATCGTTTATATAGAGAGGTGTGGCTACGTTGACAGTTTTCAATAGGAACCATCCTTGTTACTGAAGGATGTCATGATGGCTAATGGATGCACCAATATCTATTGACGCGTGCCAACTCACATTATTCTTGTGGACAAGGGCAGGAGCggtgggttttttttttctatacgtCTGGCAAATCAAAAGTAGCAAATTTGTCATATTTGGACCGGTGGTTGAcatcatacctaaaataaaattgttttaattgTTAATAAGGGAAAATAAAATCCATAAAACTAATTAAAACTAAAACTAATTATATATCTGTCAGGTAAAGGGAACCATCAGCACCGGCGGACTACCAACTGATTAACGATTTAATACATATCGTCGACAAATATATATGAAATCTCGCTAAATTATCAACCTTTTGCCCATTTCGGTGTTAAAACTTATTGATGATACAACTGTACGCAAATTCCCCTAACATCTTCCTTTTCATTTAGTTTTATTACCAAATTCGACCAATTTATCCAAAAGATTTGTGTCCCTCTCCCTCCTCGGCTTCCCCTTTAAATGAAAACATCACTTGTACGGAATGGAGATTTATATGAAATGGATCAAACTCAACTCTATGTACATTGAATAGAAAAATATGGGAAGGATAGCTACAATATGTTGTTTGagattatttatttttggttCATTCAGAACATTATTATTATATCATGTTCAATTATATTTCTTAACTATCACAAtcttaaagttgattaaaagtcggCAAATATTGATTTCTTTGGAGTGGTTGGGATCTTGATTGAGTTCTTGAAATTTAATAGGGAAAGTAAATTTGTGATAGGCTTGAACAAGTACATAGATGTTATAATTTACTGTAGCGTGTGAAACCGAAGATGACGTTTGAGGACGAGGACACTCCTTAAAGAGGGTAACTAAGAAATTTAccattatttgtttttttgagTTCTCAAATGTGTTGCAATCTAAAATGCATGTTTATAGGGAAATAACATCAGTTAAAACAATTTGTCTTAGTCATAACCTTGTaatgttgataattgaatatttatatatgttatagattttttttcttaatttaacgGATTCATTGaaagaaatcaagaaaaaaaatggtATCATGAATGGGATGAACATTTATCTACCATGCGAACATAATGGATATCTAAACGAGGATTGAAATTATCgtaacaaaacattacattagtCTGAAAACAACATGATATTTAGTGTCAAACCGAAATCTAGTAGTTACATATGTCTTATATCTGTAAATATATACCTATATATCCATCAGTGAAGGGAACCAATAATGATAGACTTCTAATTGATCAACGATTTAGTAAAGATCATAAACAAAGATATATAAAATCCCGCTAATATAGCAAATTTGTACCTGTTTAGGTGTTAACACTTATATGTTGATGTCTATTTGAGCCCAATATGCAATTATTGTATTTCGTTTTAGTTTTCATATTTGCTCGCATGTTCTATAACAAAGTTAAAATTCTAGACTATAGTTTTAACACAAATAGTACTTGTTTATCTTTTTAGTACAACTTACACCTAAAGTTATTGTGAAGTCTTTCCTTGTAGCCACTCCGCAACAGGAGTCCATGCTTTGTCTCTATAGCGACCATGAAATGGAAAGGAACACCAGACTCCTCAAGTAACAACCTTATCGACAAACACATATGAAATCTCACTAAATTTCCAACTTTTTTACCTATTTCGGTGGTAACACTTAGTGATGATAAAACCGGATGCAAATTCCCCCAAAGATCTTCTTTTCATTAAGTTTCATTACTAAATTCAATCAATTAATCTAAAATTGTGATTTCCCTCTCCTTCCTCGGTTTTCCCTTTAAATGAAAGCATCACTTGTACGAATAAGAGATTTATAAGAAATGGATCAAATGCAACTCTACTTGTATTAAATAAAGAAATATAGGAAGG is part of the Lactuca sativa cultivar Salinas chromosome 7, Lsat_Salinas_v11, whole genome shotgun sequence genome and harbors:
- the LOC128127453 gene encoding xyloglucan endotransglucosylase protein 1-like, translated to MAKSNSNLCAVVLLISILIVAASAGSFYDDMDISFGGERAKILNGGQDLSLSLDQYSGSGFQSKHEYLFGRFDMQLKLVPGNSAGTVTTFYLSSQGAGHDEIDFEFLGNSTGNPYTIHTNVYSQGKGNKEQQFHLWFDPTAAFHTYTIVWNSLRIIFLIDNIPVRVFNNNDAAGVPFPKSQPMRVYASLWNADDWATQGGRVKTDWTNAPFTALYRKFNANAKKVGPNSVSTSSINDNQSWSTQGLDAAGRNRIRWVQTKHMIYNYCNDRKRFPNGISAECKTSRFL